The following are from one region of the Venenivibrio stagnispumantis genome:
- the yajC gene encoding preprotein translocase subunit YajC, with protein sequence MQGAESLISAVVWMVMLIGIFYFLIYRPQQQQRKKHEEFLKNLKKGDKVVTSGGIIGEVKAVDEKTVTLKLCEGCLVKFVKVAIANYYQEEETTKSE encoded by the coding sequence ATGCAAGGTGCAGAAAGTTTAATAAGTGCTGTTGTTTGGATGGTTATGTTGATAGGTATATTTTATTTTTTAATATACAGACCACAACAGCAACAAAGAAAAAAACATGAAGAATTTTTAAAAAACCTTAAAAAAGGTGATAAAGTTGTAACTTCCGGTGGAATAATAGGAGAAGTAAAAGCAGTAGATGAGAAAACTGTTACATTAAAACTTTGTGAAGGATGTTTGGTCAAATTTGTAAAAGTTGCAATAGCAAATTATTACCAAGAAGAAGAAACAACCAAATCAGAGTAA
- the dapA gene encoding 4-hydroxy-tetrahydrodipicolinate synthase, whose translation MFKGSIVALITPFKNGKIDKNSLKKLINFHIENETDAIVIAGTTGESATLTYEEHEEVIALAVEYAEKRIPIIAGTGANSTHEAIMLTKFAEKVGADASLQVMPYYNKPTQEGLYQHFKAICEETNIPIILYNIPSRTGVDMLPETFARLYSDFPNIVGMKEATGNVARVSDTISLVGEEVVILSGDDALTLPMMAVGAKGVISVANNIVPKEVSQMCKLALEGDFVKAREIHNRLYKLFKVLFVETNPIPVKTAAYLMGLIEDIEMRLPLYYMNKQNEEKLKEVLKELNLIT comes from the coding sequence ATGTTTAAAGGGTCTATTGTGGCACTTATTACACCATTTAAAAATGGGAAGATAGATAAAAACTCTTTGAAAAAACTTATAAATTTCCATATAGAAAATGAAACAGATGCAATAGTTATTGCCGGCACAACAGGAGAATCTGCTACCCTTACTTATGAAGAACATGAAGAAGTTATAGCCTTAGCAGTAGAATATGCCGAAAAAAGAATACCTATTATAGCCGGAACCGGTGCAAACTCTACCCATGAAGCAATTATGCTTACAAAATTTGCAGAAAAAGTAGGAGCAGATGCTTCCCTTCAAGTTATGCCTTATTATAACAAACCTACCCAAGAAGGATTATATCAGCATTTTAAAGCAATCTGCGAAGAAACAAATATACCTATTATTTTATACAATATTCCTTCCAGAACCGGTGTTGATATGTTACCTGAAACATTTGCAAGATTATATTCAGACTTTCCAAATATCGTAGGAATGAAAGAAGCAACCGGAAATGTTGCAAGAGTAAGTGATACAATCTCCTTAGTAGGAGAAGAGGTTGTTATACTGTCCGGTGATGATGCTTTAACACTTCCTATGATGGCTGTCGGAGCAAAAGGCGTTATATCCGTAGCAAATAATATTGTTCCAAAAGAAGTATCCCAAATGTGTAAATTAGCCCTTGAAGGAGATTTTGTAAAAGCAAGAGAAATACACAACAGATTATATAAATTATTCAAAGTTTTATTCGTAGAAACTAATCCTATACCGGTAAAAACTGCTGCATATCTTATGGGATTAATTGAAGATATAGAGATGAGATTACCTCTTTATTATATGAATAAACAGAATGAAGAAAAATTAAAAGAAGTTTTAAAAGAGCTAAATCTTATAACTTAG
- a CDS encoding sugar phosphate nucleotidyltransferase → MKAVVMAGGFGTRIQPLTNSIPKPMLPILNRPMMEYIIKKLKDIGITDIVVLLYFKPEVIKDYFKDGKDFGVNITYVLPDDDYGTAGAVKKAEKYLDERFIVVSGDLVTDFDFKEIIGFHEIKQSKLTITLTSVSDPLQFGVVITDKEGKILRFLEKPGWGEVFSDTINTGIYIIEPEILKYIPDNIPFDFSKDLFPKLMKEGITLYGYNAKGYWRDVGNPESYREVIKDILSGKVKIEIYGEKIQKDGYTLYKQGNINLSKNVKLEGVIVLDDNVEIKENCYLKNVVIRKNCKIDENSILQDTVLWNNVNIGKNCEIKNGVLCDNVSIGNNVKAEHGVIIAENTIVKDDVKFERDVIIWPDKLIEEKSIISSNLIWGEKYKAGLFEGGKVSGRTNIELSCEMVAKLAESFGSIIPKGKTIIVGRDYHRASRMLKRAFLGGLLGTGVNVLDLKLSSLPVLRYILSNSDNVAGVYFRQSPENPASTDILFFDNDGLPIDTNTEKTVERIFFRENFRRAAYNEIGEIKEDPSLPKSYKARFLSLIQKETIQSSQIKIIADLLNGSTYTIYPDIINNLNIDNILINAYQDERKLSQISILKQKSISEISKIVSALKLSSGFVIYPSGEKLTIISEKGEILQNYKSVLIFLYLINKTANKQLKIYLPVYIPDILDNFLDNLIIERGKTIGLKASFLKDYYFFANLEGNYAFTEFSYSFDGMFASVKLLEMLSKANLTISECLNVLPDFYFNHTLVACPSYLKGKMMRKFSEEAIDKNASFVDGVKIFFDNKNWILMIPDQYADSLHIYIQAENKDKGEEILNEYLEKINNWIMEE, encoded by the coding sequence ATGAAAGCAGTAGTTATGGCCGGTGGTTTCGGAACAAGAATACAACCATTAACTAATAGCATTCCAAAACCAATGCTTCCAATCCTCAACAGACCTATGATGGAATACATAATAAAAAAATTAAAAGATATTGGTATTACAGATATTGTTGTTCTTTTATATTTTAAACCGGAAGTTATTAAAGATTATTTTAAAGATGGAAAAGATTTTGGCGTTAATATAACTTATGTTTTGCCGGATGATGATTATGGAACAGCCGGAGCAGTAAAAAAAGCAGAAAAATATTTAGATGAAAGATTTATTGTTGTCAGCGGAGACCTTGTTACTGATTTTGATTTTAAAGAGATAATAGGATTTCATGAAATAAAACAATCAAAATTAACAATAACTTTAACATCTGTATCAGACCCGCTTCAATTTGGAGTTGTTATAACAGATAAAGAAGGAAAAATTTTAAGATTCTTAGAAAAACCCGGATGGGGAGAAGTTTTTAGCGACACAATCAATACAGGAATATATATAATAGAGCCGGAGATTTTAAAATATATACCGGATAATATACCTTTTGATTTTAGTAAAGATTTATTTCCAAAACTTATGAAAGAAGGAATAACATTATACGGATATAATGCAAAAGGTTATTGGAGAGATGTAGGTAATCCTGAAAGTTATAGAGAAGTTATAAAAGATATACTTTCCGGTAAAGTAAAAATAGAAATCTACGGAGAAAAAATACAAAAAGATGGATATACCCTATATAAACAAGGAAATATAAATCTATCAAAAAATGTAAAATTAGAAGGAGTTATAGTTTTAGATGATAATGTAGAAATAAAAGAAAATTGTTATTTAAAAAATGTGGTTATCAGAAAAAATTGTAAAATAGATGAAAACAGTATACTACAAGATACTGTATTATGGAATAATGTAAATATCGGAAAAAATTGTGAGATAAAAAATGGAGTTTTGTGTGATAATGTATCCATAGGTAATAATGTAAAAGCAGAACACGGAGTTATAATAGCAGAAAATACAATAGTTAAAGATGATGTTAAATTTGAAAGAGATGTTATAATCTGGCCTGATAAACTGATAGAAGAAAAAAGTATAATCAGCAGTAATCTAATATGGGGAGAAAAATACAAAGCCGGTTTATTTGAAGGTGGAAAAGTTTCCGGAAGAACTAATATAGAGCTTTCCTGTGAGATGGTTGCAAAACTTGCAGAAAGTTTTGGCTCAATAATACCAAAAGGTAAAACAATAATAGTAGGAAGGGATTATCACAGAGCTTCAAGAATGTTAAAAAGAGCTTTCTTAGGTGGATTACTTGGCACAGGAGTTAATGTTTTAGATTTAAAGTTATCTTCATTGCCGGTTTTAAGATATATATTATCAAATAGTGATAATGTTGCCGGTGTATATTTTAGACAATCACCGGAAAATCCTGCTTCCACCGATATACTCTTTTTTGATAATGATGGATTACCAATAGATACAAATACAGAAAAAACAGTTGAAAGAATATTTTTCAGGGAAAATTTCAGAAGGGCTGCTTATAATGAGATTGGAGAGATAAAAGAAGACCCAAGCCTTCCAAAAAGCTATAAAGCCAGATTTTTATCCTTAATCCAGAAAGAAACTATCCAATCTTCACAAATAAAAATAATAGCAGATTTATTAAATGGTTCTACATATACAATATATCCGGATATTATAAATAACCTTAATATAGATAATATCTTGATAAATGCTTATCAAGATGAAAGAAAATTATCACAAATAAGCATATTAAAACAAAAATCAATATCAGAAATATCAAAAATAGTATCTGCCCTTAAATTATCATCAGGTTTTGTTATATATCCGAGTGGTGAAAAATTAACAATAATCTCCGAAAAAGGAGAAATCCTTCAAAATTATAAATCTGTTTTAATATTTTTATATCTTATCAATAAAACAGCAAATAAACAACTAAAAATTTATCTGCCGGTATATATTCCGGATATTCTTGATAACTTCCTTGATAATCTTATTATAGAAAGAGGTAAAACCATAGGATTAAAAGCTTCATTTTTAAAAGATTATTATTTCTTTGCAAATCTTGAAGGGAATTATGCATTTACAGAATTTTCTTATTCTTTTGATGGAATGTTTGCATCTGTTAAATTACTTGAAATGCTTTCAAAAGCAAATTTAACAATATCAGAATGTTTAAATGTTTTACCGGATTTTTATTTTAATCATACCCTTGTTGCATGTCCTTCTTATCTAAAAGGAAAGATGATGAGAAAATTTTCGGAAGAAGCAATAGATAAAAATGCTTCTTTCGTAGATGGAGTAAAAATATTCTTTGATAATAAAAACTGGATACTTATGATACCTGACCAATATGCAGACAGCCTTCATATATATATTCAGGCAGAAAATAAAGATAAAGGAGAAGAGATATTAAACGAATACTTAGAAAAGATAAATAACTGGATAATGGAAGAATGA
- a CDS encoding 6-carboxyhexanoate--CoA ligase has product MSLDKQITALKEINKQIRKLKSKEPIIVGKFALTVYTQGMYPANIISLLHPDIHLLQQALRELGYTQFGDLWLKDDINVEISKDFELITGNFNQIQIEDEIINVLSLEDLIADMMKYCLEGDDLVCDLIKMLIKSYEKFIDFHYLYGRLKDKRAVSFIKNIKRGG; this is encoded by the coding sequence ATGAGTTTGGATAAACAGATAACAGCTTTAAAAGAGATAAATAAGCAGATAAGGAAGTTAAAATCAAAAGAGCCTATTATTGTTGGTAAATTTGCACTTACAGTTTATACCCAAGGTATGTATCCGGCTAATATAATATCATTACTTCATCCGGATATTCATTTATTACAGCAAGCATTAAGAGAGCTTGGATATACTCAATTTGGGGATTTGTGGCTTAAAGATGATATAAATGTTGAAATAAGCAAAGATTTTGAATTAATTACGGGAAATTTTAATCAGATACAGATTGAAGATGAAATAATAAATGTTTTATCTTTGGAAGATTTAATAGCTGATATGATGAAATATTGCTTGGAAGGGGATGATTTGGTTTGTGACCTTATAAAAATGCTTATTAAATCTTATGAAAAATTTATTGATTTTCATTATCTTTACGGAAGATTAAAAGATAAAAGAGCAGTTTCTTTTATAAAAAATATAAAAAGAGGTGGATAA
- a CDS encoding metallophosphoesterase family protein, producing the protein MRIAFISDIHSNIYALEAVSEDIKKQSIDKIICLGDIVGYGSHPNEVAQWVIQNCDISLRGNHDTLISEAEPIDMHNPYTLMAAFYNKEKLEEKYKEFLRNLEKDLENDIWVLTHDEPCIPGSMEYITKEKEASDTFSAFKQKFCFYGHTHLPLIFATENKDVKIYSSEEKIFIKEEERYLISVASVGQPRDKDKRAKYLIFDMDENYLQFRRVEYNREKAASDILAAGIPSLFAKILL; encoded by the coding sequence TTGAGAATAGCTTTTATTTCAGATATACATAGCAATATATATGCTCTTGAAGCAGTATCAGAAGATATAAAAAAACAATCTATTGATAAAATAATATGTCTTGGAGATATTGTAGGTTATGGCTCCCATCCAAATGAAGTTGCACAGTGGGTAATCCAAAACTGTGATATATCACTGAGAGGAAATCATGATACATTAATCTCAGAAGCAGAACCTATTGATATGCATAATCCTTATACATTAATGGCTGCTTTTTATAATAAAGAAAAATTAGAAGAAAAATATAAAGAATTTTTAAGAAACTTGGAAAAGGATTTGGAAAATGATATATGGGTTTTAACCCATGATGAACCTTGTATTCCCGGAAGTATGGAATATATAACAAAAGAAAAAGAAGCCTCTGATACATTTTCTGCTTTTAAACAAAAATTTTGTTTTTATGGACATACCCATTTACCATTGATATTTGCAACTGAAAATAAAGATGTTAAAATTTATTCATCGGAAGAAAAAATATTTATAAAAGAAGAAGAAAGATATTTAATTTCTGTAGCAAGTGTAGGACAACCAAGAGATAAAGATAAAAGAGCTAAATATCTTATCTTTGATATGGATGAAAATTATCTGCAGTTTAGAAGAGTTGAATATAATAGAGAAAAGGCAGCCTCCGATATTTTAGCTGCCGGTATTCCTTCTCTATTTGCAAAGATTTTACTCTGA
- a CDS encoding DegT/DnrJ/EryC1/StrS family aminotransferase — MIPIIKPEFGKEEKEVVNQIIDSGQITRGNWTFKFKESFKNYLNVAFCHTVCSGTAALYIALKAIGVNNKEDYVIVPALSFMATIDAVILAGGTPVVVDVDDTYTMDTFYLEEAVKKYKPKAIIPVHLFGQTADMDKIKEIADSYNVIVLEDAAQAHGAEYKGKKAGSLGDLSAFSFYASKNVAMGEGGAICTNNPEIDEKITNWIEFGNHPALNLRITEFQAGIGYYQLQKLDKGNARRREIAALYNKEFQDLPGLVLPYEAENRKHIYHIYALRHLQRNKIIEKLIENGIGARVYYDYTLHQLRNALHLPCEKAEQFKDELLAIPVYSALTDDEVSYIIETFKKIVKSL; from the coding sequence TTGATACCAATTATTAAGCCGGAATTTGGAAAAGAGGAAAAAGAAGTAGTTAATCAAATTATTGACTCAGGACAGATAACCAGAGGTAACTGGACTTTTAAATTTAAAGAAAGCTTTAAAAATTATCTAAATGTAGCATTTTGTCATACGGTATGTAGCGGAACTGCTGCATTGTATATTGCTTTAAAAGCAATAGGTGTAAATAATAAGGAAGATTATGTTATTGTTCCTGCTCTTAGTTTTATGGCAACTATTGATGCAGTAATTCTTGCAGGTGGAACACCGGTTGTTGTTGATGTTGATGATACATACACAATGGATACATTTTATCTTGAAGAAGCTGTAAAAAAATACAAACCAAAAGCCATAATACCGGTTCATCTTTTCGGTCAAACTGCTGATATGGATAAAATAAAAGAGATTGCTGATAGTTATAATGTTATAGTTCTTGAAGATGCAGCTCAGGCACACGGAGCCGAATATAAAGGAAAGAAAGCAGGTTCTCTTGGTGATTTATCTGCATTTAGTTTTTATGCATCTAAAAATGTTGCAATGGGAGAAGGTGGAGCAATATGCACCAATAATCCTGAGATTGATGAAAAGATAACAAACTGGATAGAGTTTGGAAATCATCCGGCACTTAATTTAAGAATAACAGAATTTCAAGCAGGAATAGGTTATTATCAACTTCAAAAACTTGATAAAGGAAATGCAAGAAGAAGAGAGATAGCTGCCTTATACAACAAAGAATTTCAAGATTTACCCGGATTAGTTTTACCTTATGAAGCAGAAAATAGAAAACATATTTATCATATCTACGCATTAAGACATCTACAAAGAAATAAAATAATAGAAAAGCTTATAGAAAACGGCATAGGAGCAAGGGTTTATTATGATTATACATTACATCAGCTTAGAAATGCTTTACATCTTCCTTGTGAAAAAGCAGAGCAGTTTAAAGATGAACTTTTAGCTATACCAGTTTATAGTGCTCTAACAGATGATGAGGTATCATATATAATAGAAACATTCAAAAAAATAGTTAAATCTTTATGA
- a CDS encoding glycoside hydrolase family 57 protein, producing MKKLYLAFLWHMHQPSYKEATSGKYIMPWSFLHAIKDYYEMPWHISNFKKIKATFNLVPSLLETLQDYIKDFKNDLTLSLIYKDEEKLTEEEINYLLDILFSSNLKNMIMPFERYYQLFLKKQNGNKFTYQEILDLKILFLLAWSGNYLRENCPLIKSLIAKGKLYTKEDKIALLDRLISFLKEIIPFYKKLEKKGKIEISTTPFYHPILPLLIDIESAKEAKKDITLPKVRANFKEDAKKHVINAIDFYKNIFGKLPSGFWPAEGSISNQTLDLFNEYQILWTASDEDVLFNSIGGRNIEKIYQKHKYKNIYLFFRDKYLSDLIGFRYQEEDEEKATDDFISRLKDIYDKYQFSPIVCVILDGENAWEFYKNNGYDFLRLLYKKIEQNYEWIECITFEEAIKKDDIPENQITNIVAGSWIYGDFTTWIGQEEKNIAWEVLSITKNYLETKPKSEEAEKLMLIAEGSDWFWWYGDDHFTHFADKFDRLFRANLQKIYQIYGDEPPAKILKPIKKLYKKPIIKEPNYYITPVIDGEITNYYEWLNAGEIDIKFDAGTMDSSKIFIKKVYYGYDKQNFYLRLDGDLDKIKDKYLTIEIISDTKKDITIDLSKNGENYAIGKILEIKIPISFIGRKNFEILFKIKDKNDNTVLKLPLYSYLEIDISKEFDYEWFV from the coding sequence ATGAAAAAGTTATATCTTGCTTTTTTATGGCATATGCATCAGCCATCTTATAAAGAGGCAACTTCCGGAAAATATATAATGCCGTGGAGTTTTTTACATGCTATAAAAGATTATTATGAAATGCCCTGGCATATTAGCAATTTTAAAAAAATAAAAGCAACCTTTAATCTTGTTCCTTCTCTACTTGAAACTTTACAAGATTATATAAAAGATTTTAAAAATGATTTAACCCTTTCTCTTATTTATAAAGATGAAGAAAAATTAACAGAAGAAGAAATAAATTATTTACTTGATATTCTTTTTAGTAGTAATTTAAAAAATATGATAATGCCTTTTGAAAGATATTATCAGCTTTTTTTAAAAAAACAAAACGGTAATAAATTTACATATCAAGAAATCCTTGATTTAAAAATTTTATTTTTACTTGCATGGAGTGGAAATTATCTTAGAGAAAATTGTCCATTAATAAAATCATTAATTGCAAAAGGCAAATTATACACAAAAGAAGATAAAATTGCCCTTTTGGATAGATTAATATCTTTTTTGAAAGAGATTATTCCTTTTTATAAAAAGTTAGAAAAAAAAGGTAAAATAGAAATATCAACAACACCTTTTTATCATCCTATTTTACCACTTTTAATAGATATAGAATCTGCAAAAGAGGCTAAAAAAGATATAACTCTTCCAAAGGTAAGGGCTAATTTTAAAGAAGATGCAAAAAAGCATGTAATAAATGCAATAGATTTTTATAAAAATATTTTTGGAAAATTGCCTTCCGGATTTTGGCCGGCAGAAGGCTCTATTAGCAATCAAACCTTAGATTTATTTAATGAGTATCAAATATTATGGACAGCATCAGATGAAGATGTATTATTTAACAGCATAGGAGGAAGAAATATAGAAAAAATTTATCAAAAACATAAATATAAGAATATTTATCTATTTTTCAGAGATAAATATCTAAGTGATTTAATAGGATTTAGATATCAAGAAGAAGATGAAGAAAAAGCAACAGATGATTTTATATCAAGATTAAAGGATATTTATGATAAATACCAATTTTCGCCTATTGTTTGCGTTATTCTTGATGGAGAGAATGCTTGGGAGTTTTATAAAAATAATGGATATGATTTTTTACGACTTTTATATAAAAAGATAGAACAAAATTATGAATGGATAGAATGTATAACTTTTGAAGAAGCAATAAAAAAAGATGATATACCGGAAAATCAGATAACGAATATTGTAGCCGGAAGTTGGATATATGGAGATTTTACAACATGGATAGGGCAGGAAGAAAAAAATATAGCATGGGAAGTTTTATCTATCACAAAAAATTATCTTGAAACAAAGCCAAAATCCGAAGAAGCAGAAAAATTGATGCTTATTGCTGAAGGTAGCGATTGGTTTTGGTGGTATGGAGATGACCATTTTACACATTTTGCAGATAAATTTGATAGATTATTTAGAGCAAATTTACAAAAGATATATCAGATTTACGGCGATGAACCACCGGCTAAAATATTAAAACCTATAAAAAAGTTATATAAAAAACCTATTATTAAAGAACCTAATTATTACATAACACCGGTAATAGATGGAGAGATAACAAATTATTATGAATGGCTAAATGCAGGAGAGATAGATATAAAATTTGATGCCGGCACAATGGATAGTAGCAAAATCTTTATAAAAAAAGTTTATTATGGTTATGATAAACAAAATTTTTATTTAAGATTAGATGGAGATTTAGACAAGATAAAGGATAAATATTTAACTATAGAGATAATATCAGATACAAAAAAAGATATAACGATAGATTTATCAAAAAATGGGGAAAATTATGCTATTGGCAAGATATTAGAGATAAAAATACCTATTTCGTTTATAGGAAGAAAAAATTTTGAAATTTTATTTAAAATAAAAGATAAAAATGATAATACAGTTTTAAAACTGCCGTTATATAGCTATTTGGAAATTGATATTTCAAAAGAATTTGATTATGAATGGTTTGTTTAA
- the nusB gene encoding transcription antitermination factor NusB → MKRFLNRKIRKEAREVILRVLYSYDIRKEDMLSIFEDYIKKEKFNSKVKEYARNVIEGISQNLQTIDNIIQDYLEDWRLERLGYIERALLRLGVYELLFNELSKDETVGRKFADILNLAKCYLISETPLKFINGVLSRIYKTKVGNLN, encoded by the coding sequence ATGAAGAGGTTTTTAAATAGAAAAATAAGAAAAGAAGCAAGAGAAGTTATACTTAGAGTTCTTTATAGCTATGATATAAGAAAAGAAGATATGCTTTCTATTTTTGAAGATTATATAAAAAAGGAAAAATTTAACTCAAAAGTTAAAGAATATGCACGAAATGTAATAGAAGGTATATCACAAAATCTACAAACAATAGATAATATTATTCAAGATTATTTAGAAGATTGGAGATTAGAAAGACTTGGCTATATAGAGAGGGCATTACTGAGGCTTGGTGTTTATGAGCTTTTATTTAATGAATTATCAAAAGATGAAACTGTTGGAAGAAAATTTGCAGATATTTTAAATTTAGCAAAATGTTATCTTATTTCAGAAACGCCACTTAAATTTATAAATGGTGTTTTAAGTAGAATTTATAAAACAAAGGTAGGTAATTTAAATTGA
- the ribH gene encoding 6,7-dimethyl-8-ribityllumazine synthase has protein sequence MRKIEGILTAENIKFAIVVGRFNSLITERLLEGSIDCIIRHNGKEENIDIIRVPGSFEIPLTAKKLAKTGKYDAIICLGAVIRGATPHFDYVASEVTKGIAQVSLETEIPIAYGILTTDTIEQAIERAGTKMGNKGFDAALTAIEMVNVLRQI, from the coding sequence ATGAGAAAAATAGAAGGAATTTTAACAGCAGAAAATATAAAATTTGCAATAGTTGTAGGAAGATTTAATAGCTTAATAACAGAAAGATTGTTAGAAGGGTCTATTGATTGTATTATCAGACATAACGGAAAAGAAGAAAATATTGATATTATTAGAGTTCCAGGTTCTTTTGAGATACCGCTTACAGCAAAAAAATTAGCAAAAACCGGAAAGTATGATGCAATAATATGCCTTGGAGCAGTAATTAGAGGAGCAACACCACATTTTGATTATGTAGCATCAGAAGTTACAAAAGGAATAGCTCAAGTATCCCTTGAAACAGAAATCCCAATAGCTTATGGCATATTAACCACAGATACAATAGAACAGGCAATAGAAAGAGCCGGCACAAAAATGGGTAATAAAGGCTTTGATGCTGCATTAACTGCAATAGAAATGGTAAATGTATTAAGGCAGATATAA
- a CDS encoding Gfo/Idh/MocA family protein, producing MKVAIVGIGNMGSKYINKFVELGYETVLIDIEDSKLAKYPENFKKYKDLNQALDKENIQALFVATSPTSHIPIAKKAIERGINVLIEKPPALSSKELEEAINLAIKKNVYLHVSEIELQSSIVRNLKLNKKPSGIKGFRLNLGKGYINPFYDLAWHDLYIFQYIIGDFKIKSVKDKGNIFEVYAISDNTEFDLEVAWLNPFVRREWLLDENIKLNFVEDSIYHNGNIIESDKKDKLKLMIQNFINNPSFESSFRALKILKEIENIKI from the coding sequence TTGAAAGTTGCAATTGTTGGCATCGGGAATATGGGTTCTAAATATATAAATAAATTTGTTGAACTTGGATATGAAACCGTTTTAATAGATATAGAAGATTCTAAATTGGCAAAATATCCGGAAAATTTTAAAAAATACAAAGATTTAAATCAAGCATTAGATAAAGAAAATATACAGGCTCTTTTTGTAGCAACATCGCCTACCTCCCATATTCCTATTGCCAAAAAAGCAATAGAAAGAGGTATAAATGTATTGATAGAAAAGCCACCGGCACTCAGTAGTAAAGAGCTTGAAGAAGCAATAAATTTAGCAATAAAGAAAAATGTTTATCTTCATGTATCAGAAATAGAACTTCAATCAAGTATAGTCAGAAATCTAAAACTAAATAAAAAACCTTCCGGTATAAAAGGATTTAGATTAAATCTCGGGAAAGGTTATATCAATCCATTTTATGACCTTGCATGGCATGATTTATATATTTTCCAATATATAATAGGAGATTTTAAAATAAAATCTGTTAAAGATAAAGGAAATATTTTTGAAGTTTATGCAATATCTGATAATACAGAGTTTGATTTGGAAGTAGCATGGCTTAATCCTTTTGTTAGAAGAGAATGGCTACTTGATGAAAATATAAAACTAAATTTTGTAGAAGATAGCATTTATCATAATGGAAATATCATAGAAAGTGATAAAAAAGATAAATTAAAATTAATGATACAAAACTTTATTAATAATCCATCTTTTGAAAGTTCATTTAGAGCATTAAAAATATTAAAAGAGATTGAAAATATCAAAATATAA
- a CDS encoding thiamine phosphate synthase: MILPKFYCITDRKKFKKPFKEQILYLAKEGIRLFQIREKDLSSEELFYLCKETKEALKGYDVFIFVNDRVDIAYILNLTGVHLPEKSIPIKDIKSKFPDLIVGKSCHSIESAKKAEEEGADYIFYSPIFAVEGKDKPKGLEGLKDVLKNVKIPVYALGGINKQNLQEVLNTGVYGVASIRLFLEEDF, from the coding sequence ATGATATTACCAAAATTTTATTGTATTACAGATAGAAAAAAATTTAAAAAACCATTTAAAGAGCAGATTTTATATTTAGCAAAAGAGGGGATAAGGTTATTTCAAATAAGAGAAAAAGATTTATCTTCAGAGGAGTTATTTTATCTTTGTAAAGAAACAAAAGAAGCATTAAAAGGATATGATGTTTTTATTTTTGTAAATGATAGAGTAGATATTGCATATATTTTAAATTTAACTGGAGTTCATCTACCTGAAAAAAGTATTCCTATTAAAGATATAAAATCTAAATTTCCGGATTTAATAGTAGGAAAATCCTGCCACTCAATAGAATCAGCAAAAAAGGCAGAAGAAGAAGGAGCAGATTATATATTTTACTCTCCTATTTTTGCAGTAGAGGGTAAAGATAAGCCAAAAGGATTAGAAGGTTTGAAAGATGTTTTAAAAAATGTTAAAATACCTGTGTATGCTCTCGGTGGTATAAATAAACAAAATTTACAGGAAGTATTAAATACCGGTGTATATGGTGTTGCAAGTATAAGATTATTCTTAGAGGAGGATTTTTAG